A region from the Corallococcus caeni genome encodes:
- a CDS encoding serine/threonine-protein kinase, which translates to MTTTQSCPNCGTVHDTRVYVSGQKVTCRCGIRFEVRRADVSGIHRPNTGEPSGVRPAAKADGEAGVAVTFVPRAAENPRESASPSVAPGVGADSEDAVGQEMRAGSVPGGSEMNSPRPDGVGKTDEGEVPAGVVPPVAEGRNTHTSGVAVPMADGAPGAQALAPELDGATLVRAGTPGVKVPRVVDTGIRVIENAETVLTGAKPQLPGLELLEVLGRGGMGEVWLARQQSLGRTVAVKVLPPRLAKDEEFVSRFDKEATALAALSHPNIVQIIDRGVQGEHYYFVMEYVEGQSLRHALSGRDPLPPAQSLKVLLQVARAVECAHAKNIIHRDLKPENILLDGRLHAKVADFGLAGIREPDSEKHLTATAVAMGTLNYMAPEQRRDAKNVDGRADLFSLGVMMYEALTGELPVGRFKLPSERVRGLDPRLDPVVEKLLETDREARYATATEVCEALEALVSASSSPHVAPASALARAQPSHVAQMKSITAPEAAVLEALHAGWGRVRTGLSVVGGLAVLGFAARAFVGFGGLTVTPPPPPPPVHFPANTEGEVFSGLKLTPPVAGSDDTTLEMGFEPGEEELNVHSGTWTMDQGELRAVQAGREADGKLVPRAYLAHRYFTSDDFTAEVLMDVKPLGKQWSVEEDGQHFSELAFRIRDVQVSVFAIPDAGMRLSWRYFSPDDGHEVVGNSAEDTKNLVQDEMPVPKQGPFLVRLQLKRQKSGVRVDAFLNKKLFASKVLPGFEGRVGKLALGCRNLQCTFDDLKVVGPLQERPVRRVATGE; encoded by the coding sequence ATGACGACCACCCAGTCGTGCCCCAACTGCGGCACGGTGCACGACACCCGGGTGTACGTGAGCGGCCAGAAGGTCACGTGCCGTTGCGGCATCCGGTTCGAGGTGCGGCGCGCGGACGTGTCCGGCATCCACCGCCCGAATACGGGCGAGCCGTCAGGCGTCCGTCCGGCCGCGAAGGCCGACGGGGAAGCAGGCGTCGCGGTGACGTTCGTGCCGCGCGCGGCGGAGAATCCGCGAGAATCAGCGTCACCTTCTGTCGCTCCGGGTGTTGGAGCGGACAGCGAGGACGCGGTGGGACAGGAGATGAGGGCCGGCTCCGTCCCAGGGGGCAGTGAAATGAACAGCCCGCGACCGGATGGCGTGGGGAAGACGGACGAGGGCGAGGTTCCCGCGGGGGTGGTTCCGCCCGTCGCGGAGGGCCGCAACACCCACACGTCCGGAGTGGCGGTGCCCATGGCGGACGGGGCCCCGGGTGCGCAGGCGCTGGCCCCGGAGCTGGACGGGGCCACGCTGGTGCGCGCGGGGACGCCGGGGGTGAAGGTGCCGCGGGTGGTGGACACGGGCATCCGCGTCATCGAGAACGCGGAGACGGTGCTGACGGGCGCGAAGCCCCAGCTGCCGGGCCTGGAGCTCCTGGAGGTGCTGGGGCGCGGCGGCATGGGCGAGGTGTGGCTCGCGCGCCAGCAGTCCCTGGGCCGCACGGTGGCGGTGAAGGTGCTGCCGCCCCGGCTGGCGAAGGACGAGGAGTTCGTGTCGCGCTTCGACAAGGAGGCGACCGCGCTCGCGGCCCTGAGCCACCCGAACATCGTGCAGATCATCGACCGGGGCGTGCAGGGCGAGCACTACTACTTCGTCATGGAGTACGTGGAGGGCCAGTCGCTGCGCCACGCGCTGAGCGGCCGGGATCCGCTCCCGCCCGCGCAGTCGCTCAAGGTGCTGCTCCAGGTGGCGCGCGCCGTGGAGTGCGCGCACGCCAAGAACATCATCCACCGCGACCTGAAGCCGGAGAACATCCTGCTGGACGGGCGGCTGCACGCGAAGGTGGCGGACTTCGGCCTGGCGGGCATCCGCGAGCCGGATTCGGAGAAGCACCTCACCGCGACGGCGGTGGCCATGGGCACGCTCAACTACATGGCCCCGGAGCAGCGCCGGGACGCGAAGAACGTGGACGGCAGGGCGGACCTCTTCTCCCTGGGCGTGATGATGTACGAGGCGCTCACGGGCGAGCTGCCCGTGGGCCGCTTCAAGCTGCCGTCCGAGCGCGTGCGCGGCCTGGACCCCCGCCTGGATCCGGTGGTGGAGAAGCTGCTGGAGACGGACCGCGAGGCCCGCTACGCCACCGCGACGGAGGTGTGCGAGGCGCTGGAGGCGCTGGTGTCGGCCTCGTCGTCGCCGCACGTGGCGCCCGCATCGGCGCTGGCGCGCGCGCAGCCGTCGCACGTGGCACAGATGAAGTCCATCACCGCCCCGGAGGCCGCCGTGCTGGAGGCGCTCCACGCGGGCTGGGGCCGGGTGCGCACCGGCCTGTCCGTGGTGGGCGGCCTGGCCGTGCTGGGCTTCGCGGCGCGCGCCTTCGTGGGCTTCGGGGGCCTGACCGTGACGCCGCCGCCCCCTCCGCCCCCGGTGCACTTCCCGGCCAACACGGAAGGGGAGGTGTTCTCCGGCCTGAAGCTCACGCCCCCCGTGGCCGGCTCCGACGACACCACCCTGGAGATGGGCTTCGAGCCTGGCGAGGAGGAGCTCAACGTCCACAGCGGCACCTGGACCATGGACCAGGGCGAGCTGCGCGCCGTGCAGGCCGGCCGCGAGGCCGACGGCAAGCTGGTGCCGCGCGCGTACCTGGCGCACCGCTACTTCACGAGCGACGACTTCACGGCCGAGGTGCTGATGGACGTGAAGCCGCTGGGCAAGCAGTGGTCCGTCGAGGAGGACGGGCAGCACTTCAGCGAGCTGGCGTTCCGCATCCGCGACGTGCAGGTGTCCGTCTTCGCCATCCCCGACGCGGGCATGCGCCTGTCGTGGCGCTACTTCTCCCCGGACGACGGGCACGAAGTGGTGGGCAACAGCGCGGAGGACACCAAGAACCTCGTCCAGGACGAGATGCCGGTGCCCAAGCAGGGCCCGTTCCTGGTGAGGCTCCAGCTCAAGCGGCAGAAGAGCGGCGTGCGGGTGGACGCGTTCCTCAACAAGAAGCTCTTCGCCTCCAAGGTGCTGCCGGGCTTCGAGGGCCGCGTGGGCAAGCTGGCCCTGGGCTGCCGCAACCTCCAGTGCACCTTCGATGACCTGAAGGTCGTGGGGCCGCTGCAGGAGCGCCCCGTGCGCCGCGTCGCCACCGGCGAGTAG
- a CDS encoding DUF4215 domain-containing protein — translation MLKHSPPARTRLASLVLASFLLALTACPGDEGPDDDGGTPVTDGGSTDGGNTDGGDTLPDGGSYDPGPQVCGDGKQQRGEACDDGNNASGDGCRANCMEVESGYVCPYPGEACVKAASCGNGLLEQNEVCDDRNTESNDGCSADCKVVESGWTCPLQGQRCKAAACGDKVIAGEEECEDGNAAKGDGCSDTCRLEQGYKCDVVGQACTRTTCGDGKKEGTEQCDDGNHDMGDGCSPLCVLEPKCVNGTCEARCGDGVILPGDTTEECDDGNVRSNDGCSSTCKLEAGFACVRITESPPSTVEIPVVYRDFCGVNSGCKAPVATHPDFNDANGPEQGIVGPTYTATLTNGKPTYAKDGVASGTTHGKTAFDQWYRDTPNVNVTEVGTLKLNKQANGSYVFDDQTFFPLDTSGWVGLGKENQLNDNNSIKRNFSFTSETRYWFEFKGTEVLTFLGDDDVWVFINGKLALDLGGVHGATSGTVSLADTTITGKLGLVKGKIYEVVVFQAERHTSQSSYKLTLNNFETQRTECKSTCGNGTLDPGEQCDKGNDNGPGYGKCSLTCIWNARCGDGIIQEADGEDCDDGNTNARDGCSPVCRTEVG, via the coding sequence ATGCTGAAACATTCCCCCCCCGCTCGGACTCGACTCGCGAGCCTCGTGCTCGCTTCCTTCCTCCTCGCACTGACAGCCTGCCCCGGCGACGAGGGCCCTGATGACGACGGAGGCACTCCCGTCACCGACGGTGGAAGCACCGACGGCGGCAACACCGACGGCGGCGACACGCTGCCCGACGGCGGCTCGTATGATCCGGGCCCCCAGGTCTGTGGCGACGGCAAGCAGCAGCGGGGCGAGGCCTGTGACGATGGCAACAACGCGTCCGGCGACGGCTGTCGCGCCAACTGCATGGAAGTGGAGTCCGGCTACGTCTGCCCGTACCCGGGCGAAGCGTGCGTGAAGGCCGCGTCGTGCGGCAACGGCCTGCTGGAGCAGAACGAGGTTTGCGACGACCGCAACACGGAGTCCAACGACGGCTGCTCCGCGGACTGCAAGGTCGTGGAGTCGGGCTGGACGTGCCCCCTGCAGGGCCAGCGCTGCAAGGCGGCCGCGTGCGGCGACAAGGTCATCGCCGGTGAAGAGGAGTGCGAGGACGGCAACGCCGCCAAGGGCGACGGCTGCAGCGACACCTGCCGCCTGGAGCAGGGCTACAAGTGCGACGTCGTGGGCCAGGCGTGCACCCGGACGACGTGCGGCGACGGCAAGAAGGAAGGCACCGAGCAGTGCGACGACGGCAACCACGACATGGGCGACGGCTGCTCGCCGCTGTGCGTGCTGGAGCCCAAGTGCGTGAACGGCACCTGCGAGGCCCGCTGCGGCGACGGCGTCATCCTCCCGGGTGACACCACCGAGGAGTGCGACGACGGCAACGTGCGCTCCAACGACGGCTGCTCGTCCACGTGCAAGCTGGAGGCGGGCTTCGCCTGCGTCCGCATCACCGAGTCCCCGCCGAGCACGGTGGAGATCCCCGTCGTGTACCGCGACTTCTGCGGTGTGAACTCGGGCTGCAAGGCCCCCGTGGCCACGCACCCGGACTTCAATGACGCGAACGGCCCCGAGCAGGGCATCGTCGGCCCGACCTATACCGCCACGCTCACGAACGGGAAGCCCACGTACGCGAAGGATGGCGTGGCCTCCGGCACCACCCACGGCAAGACCGCCTTCGACCAGTGGTACCGCGACACGCCCAACGTCAACGTCACCGAGGTCGGCACGCTGAAGCTCAACAAGCAGGCCAACGGCTCCTACGTCTTCGACGACCAGACCTTCTTCCCGCTCGACACCAGCGGCTGGGTGGGCCTGGGCAAGGAGAACCAGCTCAACGACAACAACAGCATCAAGCGCAACTTCAGCTTCACCAGCGAGACGCGCTACTGGTTCGAGTTCAAGGGCACCGAGGTCCTGACGTTCCTGGGTGACGACGACGTCTGGGTGTTCATCAACGGCAAGCTCGCGCTGGACCTGGGCGGCGTGCACGGCGCGACGTCCGGCACGGTGTCGCTGGCGGACACCACGATCACCGGCAAGCTGGGCCTGGTGAAGGGCAAGATCTACGAGGTCGTCGTGTTCCAGGCGGAGCGCCACACGTCGCAGTCCTCGTACAAGCTGACCCTGAACAACTTCGAAACGCAGCGCACCGAGTGCAAGTCCACCTGCGGCAATGGCACCCTCGACCCGGGCGAGCAGTGCGACAAGGGCAACGACAATGGCCCGGGCTACGGCAAGTGCAGCCTGACCTGCATCTGGAACGCGCGCTGCGGCGACGGCATCATCCAGGAGGCGGACGGCGAGGACTGCGACGACGGCAACACCAACGCCCGCGACGGCTGCAGCCCCGTCTGCCGCACCGAGGTCGGCTGA